GTATCTTCAGCCATTTTCAATCCCTTTTGCCTTTTCTTGGAGGCATTCTAGCCTTTTTGCCGCCGCCGCGGCAAAAGGAGTTTCGCCTTCGGGAGGGGCTTTGTTGGAGGCGCCTCGCAGCAAGGTTTCGTCGCGCGGCGGGGAAGGTGCATAATCTGGCCATGCTCGATCCGCTCTACGCCCCCGCCGCATGAAGCGTCTCGCGGTCTTCATTGCGCTGGCGCTGCTGGCCGTCGTCGTTTGGCGCGTCGCCTATCGTCCGGCGACTCCCGCCGATGTCTTTCTGGGCTATGTCGAAGGAGAGATGCTCTACATCGGCCCTTACGAGACCGAAAGGGTCTCGAGCCTCGCGGTTTCGGCCGGCGCCGAGGTCAAAAAGGGCGATCCGCTGTTCACGATGTCGACGACGCTTCTCGATCGCGCGCGCGACGAGTCGTCGGCGCGCCTCTCCCAGCTCGAGGCGCAAGTCGAAAATCTGCGGGCGGCGATGAATCGCCCGGAGCAGATCGCCGTTCTGCAAGCGGCGCTGGAGCGCGCCGAGGCGGCGCTGCAATTGTCCCGCGTTGATTATGAGCGGCAACGAACGCTCTACGCCAAAGGTCATGTCGCGAAGGCGGCGCTCGATCGCGCCGAAATGGCCCGCGCGCGCGATGAGGCGAGCGTGGAGGAAGCGCGCCGGCAGGTTCAGGCTTCGCGCATGGCGAGTCGCTCGCAGGAGATTGAAGCCGCTGAAGCCAGTCTGAAACAGGCGCGCGCGCAACTCGACGCGCTGAACATCCGCATCAAGCGCCAGAGCGTGGTCGCGCCCGCCGACGGCGTCGTGCAAGACGTTTTTTTCCGCCCCGGCGAGATCGTCAACGCTGGTCAGCCGGTCGTGGCGCTATTGCCGCCCGAGAATCGCAAGGTGCGCTTCTTCATTTCCGAGCCGGAGCTGCCGAAGATCTCGCTGGGCGAACGGATGCGCGTCACCTGCGACGGCTGCGCCGACGACCTCTTTGGGCGCGTCAGCTATATCGCCAGCCGGCAGGAATATACGCCCCCCGTGATCTTCAGCGACAAGGAGCGCGCAAAACTCGTTTTTAAGGCCGAAGCGCGGCTCGAAGGCGCGGCGCGCGCGTTGCCGCTTGGCATGCCGGTCGCCGTCGGGCCGGCGACGGAGTCGACGGGAGCGGCGCAGTGAGCGCTGAGAGCGACATCGCAATCGATGTGCGCGGGCTCACCAAATCCTTCGGCGCCAAAAAGGTCGTCGACAATTTCACGCTGCAGGTGGCGCGCGGGCACATCCAGGGCTTTCTCGGCCCGAACGGTAGCGGCAAGACGAC
This window of the Methylocystis hirsuta genome carries:
- a CDS encoding HlyD family secretion protein; translated protein: MKRLAVFIALALLAVVVWRVAYRPATPADVFLGYVEGEMLYIGPYETERVSSLAVSAGAEVKKGDPLFTMSTTLLDRARDESSARLSQLEAQVENLRAAMNRPEQIAVLQAALERAEAALQLSRVDYERQRTLYAKGHVAKAALDRAEMARARDEASVEEARRQVQASRMASRSQEIEAAEASLKQARAQLDALNIRIKRQSVVAPADGVVQDVFFRPGEIVNAGQPVVALLPPENRKVRFFISEPELPKISLGERMRVTCDGCADDLFGRVSYIASRQEYTPPVIFSDKERAKLVFKAEARLEGAARALPLGMPVAVGPATESTGAAQ